The Coregonus clupeaformis isolate EN_2021a chromosome 18, ASM2061545v1, whole genome shotgun sequence genome has a segment encoding these proteins:
- the ppil3 gene encoding peptidyl-prolyl cis-trans isomerase-like 3, with protein MAVTLHTDLGDLKIELFCERAPKSCENFLALCAGGFYNGCIFHRNIKGFMVQTGDPTGTGKGGTSIWGRKFEDELSEHLKHNVRGVVSMANNGPNTNASQFFFTYAKQPHLDMKYTVFGKIIDGLETLDELEKLPVNEKSFRPLTETRIKDVTLHANPFAG; from the exons ATG GCTGTGACACTGCACACAGACCTTGGGGATTTAAAAATCGAGCTGTTCTGTGAACGTGCCCCGAAATCATGTGAG AATTTCCTAGCCCTGTGTGCCGGTGGGTTTTACAATGGCTGCATATTCCACCGGAACATCAAAGGGTTCATGGTTCAGACTGGCGACCCCACAG GCACTGGAAAAGGAGGGACGAGTATTTGGGGGCGGAAATTTGAAGATGAGTTGAGTGAACACCTAAAA CATAATGTGCGAGGCGTGGTTTCTATGGCGAACAACGGCCCCAACACCAATGCCTCCCAGTTCTTCTTCACCTATGCCAAGCAGCCCCATCTGGACATGAAGTACACAGTGTTTGGAAA AATAATAGATGGCTTGGAAACACTGGATGAACTGGAGAAGCTCCCTGTCAATGAAAAGTCATTTCGGCCGCTGACTGAGACTCGTATAAAGGACGTGACACTTCATGCCAACCCATTTGCAGGATAG